One Pecten maximus chromosome 16, xPecMax1.1, whole genome shotgun sequence DNA window includes the following coding sequences:
- the LOC117344796 gene encoding uncharacterized protein LOC117344796, translating to IQTRRQHQCEKSVLSVSNLPEVAGVYLRHGNCRPIKPFTSGILIVDRCPESTTDSWLIRQCHSTHGNPYRHPNCVIEIDQIPVQDSRGVVYRNIYCAICHDAKNASTWSTEIETDTMTYFDTDESRNILIISNEPSRSPNCSQKNIPAQMDKIVFCDTSNVVEIGHSHRGRSSVGDDPHTKTSVFPLSFQVLMNFGINGKGHIFFSATSHSGPSPPVHRCAENEVYDQNTEQCKKIVCASGYKLVNSKCQSTTATSHGDSSSLDDLDTLNQDEETSQITLRLNVSGEDLLLLQQENSDKTIVAEFSARLNISSDRIKNFTIEFQNGTVSGKEVEVVRVVTPTPPRTNKALPKNLNQGPFNSDDENVKPENTTEGTETDSVLTDSNIPYDTIQETYTVIIKFILFPAKKKSSKDVPTSLVLDTLKTMIDGKSFSFSLNGTSFNVDDVDKDDPLILDSWCTKGRINYYMGDEFEFTSRYDNETGQMQSCIYVNSTNSYYDQKLFDLFVMLTTTLGEVSNTNTSSYVFVCDMPRIVDKECGRIEIVDSEYIRYPENNSIFYSGELLSMNNYEYINDSENSLRLCIPKSYSSDTEPDNLLVQSCGVNFYRVSLAENYLSFILGIISLVAMVSVLVTYYLFDNLRNLPGLNTINLTVSLFMGELLFLLSGLTVKLESDWPCKAIAVFLHYLFLASFFWMNVMAYDLYRTFGHNCILTRVREKKNFFCRYFVYAWGSPALIVCACAVIDFSEIVDGVHIGYGSYVTKDTDVTDAGTVFSTPSTNWSGEHNGSVPIKSPVAHSSIITEANLGCWIMEPVATLITFGFPMIIILVVNAIMFIKTIICIRAVAKLAKLKTRRSSLNQAVGKSDVVLYVRMSTVMGFTWIIGLGSSVISAFADGPTDTMCVVLHTIGILFILFNCSQGVFIFGAFVFNKRVLGLYKSKIKAWRETDRRKTYFRSTSTLSSSVKY from the exons ATACAAACACGCCGGCAACACCAATGCGAAAAAAGTGTTTTATCGGTCTCAAATTTACCGGAAGTGGCTGGTGTGTACCTCAGACATGGTAACTGCCGTCCAATTAAACCCTTCACAAGTGGGATTCTTATTGTGGACAGGTGCCCGGAATCCACAACAGATTCCTGGCTGATACGTCAATGCCATTCAACACACGGTAACCCGTACCGCCATCCGAATTGTGTCATTGAAATCGACCAAATTCCGGTACAGGATTCAAGAGGCGttgtttatagaaatatatactgTGCTATATGTCATGACGCCAAAAATGCAAGCACCTGGTCGACTGAGATTGAAACAGACACCATGACATATTTTGATACTGACGAGAGTAGAAACATCCTCATTATATCTAACGAACCAAGCCGATCCCCGAATTGTTCCCAGAAAAACATTCCCGCCCAAATGGATAAGATTGTGTTCTGCGACACCAGTAACGTTGTAGAGATTGGCCACTCTCATCGTGGACGAAGCTCTGTCGGAGATGATCCTCATACAAAAACATCGGTTTTTCCACTTTCTTTTCAAGTTCTAATGAATTTCGGAATTAATGGTAAAGGACATATATTTTTTAGTGCAACGTCACACAGCGGACCCTCGCCACCAGTTCATAGATGTGCTGAAAACGAGGTTTACGACCAAAACACAGAACAATGCAAAAAGATTGTTTGTGCATCTGGGTATAAATTAGTGAACTCTAAGTGCCAGTCGACAACCGCGACGTCACACGGGGACTCGTCATCACTGGATGACCTTGACACACTGAATCAAGACGAAGAAACATCGCAAATCACGCTGCGTCTCAACGTCAGCGGAGAAGATCTTCTCCTTCTTCAACAGGAGAATTCCGACAAAACCATTGTCGCAGAATTCAGTGCTAGGCTGAATATTAGTTCCGACAGAATAAAAAACTTCACGATAGAATTTCAGAATGGAACCGTTTCCGGTAAAGAGGTCGAGGTCGTTCGTGTTGTCACTCCAACGCCACCACGAACAAATAAAGCCTTGCCAAAAAATCTAAACCAGGGACCTTTTAATTCAGATGATGAAAACGTTAAGCCGGAAAATACAACTGAAGGGACAGAAACAGATTCAGTGTTAACCGACAGCAATATACCGTATGATACGATACAGGAAACATACACAGTCATCATTAAATTTATCCTCTTTCCCGCCAAAAAGAAAAGTTCAAAAGACGTGCCTACCAGCTTGGTTCTCGACACCCTGAAGACGATGATTGACGGGAAATCTTTCAGTTTCAGCTTGAACGGGACGAGCTTTAATGTTGATGACGTAGATAAAGACGACCCTTTGATTTTAGATTCCTGGTGTACGAAAGGAAGAATAAACTACTACATGGGGGACGAATTCGAATTCACTTCTCGGTATGACAATGAAACAG GTCAGATGCAGTCCTGTATCTACGTCAACTCGACCAACTCTTACTACGACCAGAAGCTGTTTGATCTATTTGTAATGCTGACGACAACTTTGGGCGAAGTGTCCAACACGAACACATCTTCCTACGTTTTCGTTTGCGACATGCCGCGAATCGTTGATAAAGAGTGCGGGAGGATTGAGATTGTTGACTCTGAATACATACGTTACCCCGAAAATAACAGCATCTTCTACTCAGGTGAATTATTGAGTATGAATAATTACGAGTACATAAACGACTCAGAAAATAGTCTTCGTTTGTGTATTCCAAAATCGTATTCATCTGACACCGAGCCCGATAACCTTCTCGTCCAATCGTGCGGTGTTAATTTCTATCGAGTATCCTTGGCCGAAAACTACCTTTCCTTCATCCTCGGAATTATATCGTTGGTTGCCATGGTTTCTGTGTTGGTAACATACTATCTCTTTGATAATCTTCGGAACCTGCCCGGACTTAATACGATAAATTTAACGGTGTCATTATTCATGGGGGAACTACTTTTCTTGCTCTCAGGGCTAACTGTAAAGCTGGAATCTGATTGGCCGTGTAAGGCGATCGCGGTATTCCTCCATTACCTGTTCCTTGCTTCGTTCTTCTGGATGAACGTGATGGCGTATGACCTATATCGCACATTCGGTCATAATTGTATATTGACCAGAGTAAGAGAGAAGAAGAATTTCTTCTGTCGATACTTTGTGTACGCGTGGGGGTCTCCCGCGCTAATTGTTTGCGCGTGCGCTGTTATAGACTTCAGTGAAATTGTGGACGGGGTTCACATTGGGTATGGAAGTTATGTTACAAAAGATACAGATGTCACGGATGCTGGAACGGTTTTCTCAACACCTTCGACCAATTGGAGTGGAGAACACAACGGAAGCGTACCAATCAAATCGCCGGTTGCACACAGCAGTATCATAACTGAGGCCAATTTGGGTTGTTGGATAATGGAACCCGTAGCCACGCTGATAACTTTTGGGTTTCCGATGATAATCATTTTAGTTGTAAACGCCATCATGTTCATCAAAACTATCATCTGTATTCGAGCAGTAGCCAAACTCGCGAAACTCAAAACGAGGCGTTCGTCGCTGAACCAGGCGGTCGGGAAGTCGGATGTTGTTCTGTATGTGCGCATGTCTACGGTGATGGGCTTCACGTGGATAATTGGATTAGGGTCAAGTGTCATTTCCGCTTTTGCCGACGGTCCAACAGATACTATGTGTGTTGTACTACACACGATCGGCATTTTATTTATACTGTTCAACTGTTCACAGGGGGTGTTCATTTTCGGAGCGTTCGTGTTCAATAAGAGAGTTTTGGGCCTTTATAAATCTAAAATAAAGGCATGGCGGGAAACTGACCGAAGAAAAACTTACTTCCGTTCAACATCAACTTTATCCTCTTCTGTGAAGTACTGA
- the LOC117314620 gene encoding uncharacterized protein K02A2.6-like encodes MQRYALFLSGLTYKIEYKSTTAHGNADSLSRLPLQVNTIDSDDDEMVNAVNVGQLEKLPVTQSQIRRETTHDPVMATVLQFVMNGWNEEVTNPELKPYFVRNTEITEHQGCLLWGTRVIVPPKLQAEVLAEIHQGHIGIVKMKAVARSYVWWPNIDLDIEQLCKACTGCQSVKVAPPSAPLHPWEWTSRPWYRIHMDFAGPFLDSMFFIVVDAYSKWPEVVPMRTTTSDKTIDVLRTIFARNGIPTEIVSDNGPQFVSESFKNFVKANGIKHITSAPYHPSTNGLAERFVQTFKAAMKASRRDNGTLTKKLANFLLAYRNSAHATTNESPAKLFLGRKLPSRLDSLLPNVRGRVEGQQSNMTFKRISRLRTFEPGQSVTTCDYRRGSEDKWVSGKILEQTGPVSYRVEVAPGTFWRRHTDQLRDACAQIPLKVTLPEPIIPSGTRKSAEVVPPAA; translated from the exons ATGCAAAGGTATGCTTTGTTTCTGTCTGGACTGACATACAAAATCGAGTATAAATCAACCACAGCACATGGAAATGCGGATAGCTTGTCACGGTTACCTTTACAAGTCAACACTATTGACAGTGATGACGACGAAATGGTGAACGCAGTAAACGTGGGTCAGTTGGAGAAGCTGCCAGTAACACAGTCCCAGATacgaagggagacaactcatgATCCTGTGATGGCAACAGTATTACAGTTTGTAATGAATGGTTGGAATGAGGAAGTCACTAACCCAGAACTGAAACCATATTTTGTGAGGAACACGGAGATTACTGAACATCAAGGATGTCTATTGTGGGGGACTAGAGTAATTGTACCTCCCAAACTTCAAGCTGAAGTTCTTGCGGAAATACACCAAGGTCACATCGGAATCGTGAAAATGAAGGCAGTGGCCCGAAGTTATGTTTGGTGGCCTAATATAGACTTGGACATTGAACAATTGTGCAAGGCTTGCACAGGGTGCCAGAGTGTTAAAGTGGCACCACCATCAGCTCCACTTCATCCATGGGAGTGGACCTCAAGGCCATGGTACAGGATACATATGGATTTTGCTGGTCCTTTTCTGGACAGTATGTTTTTCATTGTTGTGGATGCTTACTCTAAGTGGCCAGAAGTGGTCCCCATGAGGACAACAACGTCAGATAAGACCATAGATGTACTGCGAACAATATTCGCAAGGAACGGCATACCCACTGAAATTGTCAGTGACAACGGACCTCAGTTTGTGTCCGAGAGTTTTAAGAACTTTGTTAAGGCTAATGGTATAAAACACATCACATCCGCCCCATACCATCCGAGTACAAATGGACTCGCGGAAAGATTTGTTCAAACCTTTAAAGCAGCAATGAAGGCTAGTAGGAGAGACAATGGTACGTTGACAAAGAAGTTGGCTAATTTCTTGTTAGCTTACCGGAACTCAGCACATGCGACAACAAATGAATCACCcgcaaag TTGTTCTTAGGACGGAAGTTACCATCCAGGTTAGATTCTCTTCTCCCAAATGTTAGAGGACGAGTGGAAGGTCAGCAAAGTAACATGACATTCAAGCGAATTTCAAGGTTAAGAACCTTTGAGCCAGGTCAGAGTGTTACTACCTGTGATTATCGTCGGGGAAGTGAGGATAAATGGGTTTCCGGTAAAATCCTTGAACAGACAGGTCCGGTTTCTTACCGTGTGGAGGTTGCTCCGGGAACATTCTGGAGACGACATACTGATCAATTGAGGGATGCTTGTGCTCAAATTCCATTGAAGGTAACCTTACCTGAACCTATAATACCCTCAGGTACACGGAAATCAGCAGAAGTGGTTCCTCCAGCAGCCTAA